In Oncorhynchus keta strain PuntledgeMale-10-30-2019 unplaced genomic scaffold, Oket_V2 Un_contig_5685_pilon_pilon, whole genome shotgun sequence, a single window of DNA contains:
- the LOC127925497 gene encoding oocyte zinc finger protein XlCOF8.4-like codes for MATMADCVGYQLQIASIMEVLANSAVVEICKIVDDGYSSLRSQMEQERVQIEREREQTEKEKYVLRRKLREMDVKMRSYERRLRRRDLRNEMHAVNLRPHEVSVSSIAMPVSNDQARGPLATVSNDQARGPLATVEDHSQYHHMPQEDRTALSLIKQERVDSCGVDLKVEQNIRSESRPTVPEPKDDDSERHNMADTHSSPTAATEDPNEPTRTSGSEANLKSEMGTEGVNQRPQQPTGPDLSTEILNSPGLDLALMQERVLGHLGLSLAQAAAANAEAAGHPSCSYQTQADVESQSRQFPGSDMGVFAPFDMTAPPPPAPPVNQRQPHGATTTNEPMGCNFCGRIFHSQASLEVHQRVHTGQRPFSCPHCGKSFAQPNNLRVHLLIHSGERRYRCSICGKSFISSSHLKRHRTVHTQEKPYICSRCGQSFTQLCSVRRHRQQSRCGEPPHAQNELSA; via the exons ATGGCAACAATGGCGGACTGTGTTGGTTATCAATTGCAAATAGCTTCGATAATGGAGGTGCTAGCCAATTCGGCGGTGGTCGAGATCTGCAAAATTGTTGATGATGGTTATTCCTCTCTGCGTTCCCAAATGGAGCAGGAAAGAGTGcaaattgagagggagagagagcaaaccGAGAAAGAGAAATATGTGCTCCGACGAAAATTACGCGAAATGGACGTGAAGATGCGGAGCTATGAGCGAAGACTCAGAAGACGCGATCTACGGAATGAAATGCATGCAGTTAATTTGAGACCACATGAAG TTTCAGTGTCTTCAATTGCCATGCCAGTGAGTAATGACCAGGCCCGAGGTCCCCTGGCTACAGTGAGTAATGACCAGGCCCGAGGTCCCCTGGCTACAGTCGAGGACCATTCACAATACCACCACATGCCTCAG GAAGACAGAACTGCATTGTCCCTAATCAAGCAGGAAAGAGTGGACAGCTGTGGCGTGGACCTGAAGGTAGAACAAAACATCCGCTCAGAGAGTAGACCCACTG TTCCAGAACCCAAGGACGATGACAGCGAGAGACATAACATGGCTGACACTCACAGCTCGCCCACTGCAGCCACAGAGGACCCCAATGAGCCCACTAGGACCAGTGGATCCGAAGCTAACCTCAAgtcagagatggggacagagggtGTGAACCAGAGACCCCAGCAGCCAACAGGACCAGATCTCAGCACAGAGATACTGAATAGCCCCGGTTTGGATCTGGCTCTAATGCAGGAGAGGGTCCTGGGGCATCTGGGGCTTTCCCTGGCCCAGGCAGCAGCCGCAAACGCAGAGGCTGCCGGGCATCCATCTTGCTCCTACCAAACCCAGGCTGACGTAGAGAGCCAGTCCAGACAGTTCCCCGGCAGCGATATGGGCGTCTTCGCCCCCTTTGACATgacagctcctcctcctcccgcaCCGCCAGTGAATCAGAGGCAGCCGCATGGAGCCACGACGACAAACGAGCCAATGGGCTGTAACTTCTGCGGCCGCATCTTCCACAGCCAGGCGTCCCTGGAGgtgcaccagagggtccacacggGACAGCGGCCGTTCAGCTGCCCACACTGCGGCAAGTCATTCGCGCAGCCCAACAACCTCCGGGTGCACCTGCTAATCCACAGTGGCGAGAGGCGGTACCGGTGCTCGATCTGTGGGAAGAGTTTCATTTCGTCAAGTCACCTTAAGAGACACAGGACCGTTCACACCCAGGAGAAACCCTACATCTGCTCTCGGTGCGGCCAGTCCTTCACTCAACTCTGCAGCGTCCGGAGACACAGACAGCAGTCGCGGTGCGGAGAGCCGCCTCATGCTCAAAACGAACTTTCTGCTTGA
- the LOC127925507 gene encoding gastrula zinc finger protein XlCGF8.2DB-like, with translation MAGIQTHHRGDGAGGEELTSCPYPGDKGFVSPSNSTQGGLPFSNRLVNCQECGRLFSNSLDLALHQRIHMGEKLFSCAQCDKQFLHLHQLKTHQRIHAREKPFSCSQCGKRFSQSSHIKRHMSVHTGEKRFGCSVCGKRFSQSCSLKVHQSVHTGERPFSCTQCGKSFSVLGNLMRHQSVHSRTQD, from the coding sequence ATGGCCGGGATACAGACTCACCACCGAGGAGACGGCGCTGGAGGCGAAGAGCTGACCTCTTGTCCGTATCCTGGCGACAAAGGTTTCGTCAGCCCTTCAAACTCGACACAAGGGGGCCTCCCCTTCTCAAACAGACTGGTCAACTGCCAGGAATGTGGACGGCTGTTCTCCAACTCGCTAGACCTCGCACTGCACCAAAGAATTCACATGGGGGAGAAACTCTTCAGCTGCGCCCAGTGTGACAAGCAGTTCCTCCACCTGCACCAGCTCAAGACCCACCAGAGAATACACGCCAGGGAGAAACCCTTTAGCTGTTCCCAATGCGGGAAGCGCTTCTCCCAGTCCAGCCACATCAAGAGACACATGAGTgttcacacaggagaaaagcGGTTTGGCTGCAGCGTATGCGGCAAGAGGTTTTCACAATCCTGTAGCCTCAAAGTGCACCAGAGCGTCCACACCGGAGAGAGACCGTTCAGCTGCACTCAGTGCGGGAAGAGTTTCTCTGTGCTCGGGAACCTAATGAGGCACCAGAGTGTCCACAGTAGAACGCAGGATTAA
- the LOC127925499 gene encoding uncharacterized protein LOC127925499: MSNSVPFHSQLASIMEVLANAAVAEICQLVDDGYAVLRLEISRTQSENQALKNKLHLVEVRSRERSVKRSIVPPLSSCFGVQGTDQVEEKQSPSVRRNGGSVVLGDRITRTVSEENLDTTEHPEVVVVKEEKLEEELRDCGSKHNQQPRRLISVSRSLVAVNDQILNAETSPVEVAEEKRDGDNRRLQQTANGHSTASQHTHSSDCVTYQRESHTAAGLSRIEDGRDMLDPSCSYLVETDSTKPLDAQPPLTPSGVTTLCDSMASSASLGWKQEAGELTLLKWRQECPPGPKGGILEWAWPLSVELTSLGKTGSVFSWGTAQTSVLRATLT, from the exons ATGTCGAATTCTGTACCTTTTCACTCTCAGCTCGCCTCCATCATGGAGGTATTGGCTAACGCGGCAGTGGCAGAAATCTGCCAACTTGTAGACGATGGCTATGCCGTGTTGCGCCTTGAAATATCGAGAACTCAGAGCGAAAACCAGGCTTTGAAGAACAAACTACACCTGGTGGAGGTTCGTTCTAGGGAACGATCTGTCAAAAGAAGCATCGTACCCCCATTGTCGAGCTGTTTTGGTGTGCAAGGAACAG ATCAAGTCGAAGAGAAGCAGTCCCCCAGTGTAAGGAGAAATGGAGGATCCGTGGTGTTGGGGGACAGGATCACTAGGACTGTCAGTGAAGAG AACCTTGACACAACTGAGCATCCTGAGGTAGTGGTTGTAAAAGAAGAGAAATTGGAAGAGGAGCTGAGAGACTGTGGCTCAAAGCACAACCAGCAACCCAGGAGACTGA TTAGTGTGTCTCGGTCTCTTGTTGCTGTGAACGATCAAATCCTGAATGCAGAAACTTCACCTGTGGAGGTAGCTGAGGAGAAGCGGGACGGCGACAACCGGAGGCTCCAACAGACCGCGAACGGACACAGCACGGCaagccagcacacacacagctcGGACTGTGTGAcatatcagagagagagtcatacaGCAGCTGGCCTCTCTCGCATAGAGGATGGTAGAGACATGCTTGATCCATCTTGTTCTTATTTGGTGGAAACGGACTCTACCAAGCCACTTGATGCCCAGCCGCCCTTGACTCCGAGTGGGGTCACAACCTTGTGTGACAGTATGGCTTCCTCTGCCTCACTGGGCTGGAAGCAGGAGGCCGGGGAGTTGACACTCTTAAAATGGAGGCAGGAATGCCCTCCTGGACCAAAGGGAGGGATATTGGAATGGGCCTGGCCGCTCAGTGTGGAGTTGACATCCCTGGGAAAAACAGGGAGTGTATTCAGCTGGGGAACGGCACAAACGTCTGTCCTCAGAGCAACGTTAACTTAA
- the LOC127925508 gene encoding zinc finger protein 728-like gives MFLYSKIRDYHERIHVGEDYWCADCGKTFKERQDRDMHECIVCEGDRPYSCSECNKDFERQYHLKKHQLEKHSQMVEQTVEPEPESKDIEDQQSQFESESSEKKLRKHYTCDVCGKVFRLKSPFTKHQLRHKGDLPFSCSECNKDFKSQYQLKKHQLEKHPLKVEQPCSDLVWTAT, from the exons ATGTTTTTATATTCTAAAATACGTGACTACCATGAGCGCATACACGTTGGAGAAGACTACTGGTGCGCGGACTGTGGCAAGACGTTCAAGGAGCGCCAGGATCGCGACATGCACGAGTGCATTGTTTGCGAGGGAGACCGGCCCTACAGCTGCTCCGAGTGCAACAAGGACTTTGAAAGGCAGTACCATCTCAAAAAACACCAGCTGGAAAAACACTCTCAAATGGTGGAGCAGACTGTCGAACCTGAACCTGAGTCCAAGGACATTGAGGACCAACAGAGTCAGTTTGAGTCTGAGAGTTCTGAG AAAAAACTAAGGAAACACTATACCTGCGACGTCTGTGGCAAGGTATTTAGGCTCAAATCACCTTTCACCAAACATCAGCTCAGACACAAGGGAGACCTGCCCTTCAGCTGCTCAGAGTGCAACAAGGACTTTAAAAGTCAGTACCAGCTTAAAAAACACCAGCTTGAAAAGCACCCTCTAAAGGTGGAGCAGCCGTGTTCTGATCTTGTATGGACAGCGACCTGA
- the LOC127925500 gene encoding uncharacterized protein LOC127925500, whose translation MSFEHAFRSRVAFIMETLTATAVQDICQFMEETYAALRVEMLQEQNRSSRTKLQAMENSKGKEKPANSMESVQEDCFRNFPVVEQILNEQEANGLWLEGHLTVEDAGPPSLVPEEEQPLQSFGQMTDKGVEICSAPLVIKQEETDDVMESQGYSGWMPETHKANQNIIGKSDEEERSQASRGSKELGLDDFKKEQSLLLVSIVDAAAPTKRKKYNIRYTCKICGKTGTKKGRMTSHLITHKGTSSCDICGEQIQASEWLDKAQATQTQCENLQ comes from the exons ATGTCTTTCGAACATGCCTTTCGTTCTCGTGTTGCCTTCATTATGGAAACCTTGACAGCAACAGCCGTGCAAGACATTTGTCAATTTATGGAAGAAACGTATGCTGCTCTTCGAGTGGAAATGTTGCAAGAACAAAACCGAAGTTCGAGGACAAAATTGCAGGCGATGGAGAATAGCAAGGGGAAAGAAAAGCCTGCGAACAGTATGGAGAGCGTTCAAGAAGACT GTTTCAGAAACTTCCCAGTCGTGGAGCAAATCCTCAATGAACAAGAGGCCAATGGTCTTTGGCTAGAAGGTCACCTTACTGTGGAAGATGCAGGTCCACCATCACTGGTACCAGAGGAAGAACAGCCATTGCAGAGTTTTGGTCAGATGACAGACAAG GGAGTGGAGATATGTTCAGCACCGCTGGTCATTAAACAGGAGGAAACGGATGATGTCATGGAGTCTCAAG GTTACAGCGGGTGGATGCCAGAGACTCACAAGGCCAACCAGAATATCATAGGAAAAAGTGATGAGGAAGAGCGAAGTCAAGCCTCTAGGGGATCCAAAGAACTTGGACTCGACGACTTTAAGAAAGAACAGAGTCTGTTGCTGGTGTCAATTGTGGATGCTGCAGCACCTACAAAGAGGAAGAAATATAACATCAGATACACCTGTAAAATATGTGGAAAGACTGGGACCAAGAAAGGCAGAATGACAAGTCACTTGATAACACACAAAGGGACTTCTAGTTGTGATATTTGTGGTGAACAAATTCAAGCATCAGAATGGCTTGACAAAGCACAAGCTACTCAAACACAGTGTGAAAACTTACAGTAG